A single region of the Thermotoga profunda AZM34c06 genome encodes:
- a CDS encoding M20/M25/M40 family metallo-hydrolase → MEEKWLRLYEKLVNTDTGFDISLSTKLERTFFVAEILNTYGFEVHQEEAAHVALSGEEPYLTLIGHLDTVFKEGESKTRPFQIKENLIYGPGVSDMKGGIITLLATVEAARKNSINNLCVILNVDEELGSKVSRETFYKYANKSVCCLSFEPGGVNGEIVASRKGIVSMNLTVKGKKGHASRLHEGANALVEACRKVDKIYSLNGAFGDLTLNPTIINSGEKSNITPDLCNVYFDVRFSTKNDLENCRKSISEICSDTSIEGTVCEFSFQERRPAMGFHPQMRTALEKAFEKIGRRFELQHSSGGADSAFFYEFNVPTIDGLGITGGRFHSEEEYAFLNSFEPRVALSLEILKYFDQKR, encoded by the coding sequence ATGGAAGAAAAATGGTTGAGATTGTATGAGAAACTCGTCAACACCGATACTGGCTTTGATATCAGTCTTTCAACAAAGTTAGAAAGGACATTTTTTGTAGCCGAAATATTAAATACATATGGTTTTGAAGTACATCAAGAAGAGGCAGCACATGTTGCACTTTCTGGAGAAGAACCATATTTGACTCTGATAGGACATCTGGACACTGTTTTTAAAGAAGGAGAGTCTAAGACAAGACCATTTCAAATAAAAGAAAATTTAATCTATGGACCTGGCGTTTCAGATATGAAAGGTGGAATAATCACCCTGCTTGCAACTGTAGAAGCCGCCAGGAAAAATTCAATCAACAACCTTTGTGTGATACTCAATGTTGATGAAGAACTTGGTTCAAAAGTAAGTAGAGAAACTTTTTACAAATATGCAAACAAGAGTGTGTGTTGTCTTTCATTTGAACCCGGTGGCGTGAATGGTGAAATTGTTGCGAGTAGAAAAGGTATCGTTTCGATGAATCTGACTGTGAAAGGAAAGAAAGGTCATGCCTCAAGACTCCACGAAGGTGCAAATGCTTTGGTGGAAGCATGTCGAAAAGTAGATAAGATATATTCTCTAAACGGTGCCTTTGGAGATTTGACGCTAAACCCCACGATAATCAATTCAGGTGAAAAATCGAATATCACGCCAGATTTGTGCAACGTATACTTCGATGTGAGATTTTCCACAAAAAACGATCTCGAGAATTGCAGAAAAAGTATCTCAGAAATATGTTCAGACACTTCAATAGAAGGTACTGTTTGTGAATTTTCTTTTCAAGAGCGAAGGCCGGCGATGGGTTTTCACCCACAAATGAGGACTGCCCTTGAAAAAGCCTTTGAAAAAATTGGTAGAAGATTTGAGCTACAGCATTCAAGCGGCGGTGCGGACAGTGCATTTTTCTACGAATTCAACGTCCCAACAATCGATGGACTTGGTATAACAGGTGGGAGATTTCATTCGGAAGAAGAATATGCATTTCTGAATAGTTTTGAGCCAAGGGTTGCGTTGTCTTTAGAAATCCTAAAGTACTTTGACCAAAAGAGGTGA
- a CDS encoding pyruvate carboxylase subunit B, with protein MKFVDTTLRDGHQSLIATRMSTKDMIPVLEAMDKVGFYSMEMWGGATFDVAVRFLNEDPWERLRKIREKIKNTKLQMLLRGQNLVGYRHYADDTVRLFVRKMVENGIDIIRIFDALNDERNLLIAIDEAKKMKAHVQGAISYTVSPVHTLDYYLNYARKLVELGVDSICIKDMAGLLTPKEAFELVNSLKKQFSLPIDVHSHCTCGLAIASYQAALDAGADIIDTALSPFALGTSQPPFEPFYYSLSKQGIVPPPDWETLNFLIEYFTKVREKYSAFDVKMTTIDPKILYAQVPGGMYSNMVKQLQEQKMSHKMKEVLEEIPKVQRDLGYPPLVTPTSQIVGVQAVLNVMTGERYSKVTKEVKEYVKGFYGRPPAPIDPELVKKILGDEKPIDVRPGEIIPPEVEKSKEELGLLAKNDEDVLIYIILGEVGKKYLQKRYVDQLKIDFDLLKEFEAPVYPV; from the coding sequence ATGAAATTTGTAGATACAACCCTGAGAGATGGTCATCAATCACTCATAGCTACCAGGATGTCAACAAAGGATATGATACCAGTTCTTGAAGCTATGGACAAAGTCGGTTTCTACTCCATGGAAATGTGGGGTGGAGCCACTTTTGACGTGGCAGTAAGGTTCTTAAATGAAGATCCGTGGGAAAGATTGAGAAAGATTAGAGAAAAGATCAAGAACACAAAACTCCAAATGTTACTCCGTGGGCAAAACCTGGTTGGTTATCGTCATTATGCAGATGATACCGTAAGACTCTTTGTTAGAAAAATGGTGGAAAATGGCATAGATATAATAAGAATCTTCGATGCCCTGAATGACGAAAGAAATTTATTGATTGCAATCGATGAAGCCAAGAAAATGAAAGCACATGTACAAGGTGCGATTTCTTATACAGTCAGTCCTGTGCATACTCTGGATTATTATCTGAATTATGCAAGGAAGTTGGTAGAGCTTGGTGTCGATTCAATTTGTATAAAGGACATGGCAGGATTATTAACACCAAAAGAAGCCTTTGAACTTGTCAATTCATTGAAAAAGCAATTTTCTTTACCAATCGATGTTCACTCACATTGCACCTGTGGACTCGCAATCGCAAGTTATCAAGCTGCTCTTGATGCAGGTGCAGATATTATCGATACAGCTCTCTCGCCTTTCGCACTCGGTACTTCTCAACCACCATTCGAACCATTTTATTACTCTTTGAGCAAGCAAGGAATAGTACCACCTCCAGACTGGGAAACACTCAACTTTTTGATTGAGTATTTCACAAAAGTGAGGGAAAAATATTCAGCCTTTGATGTAAAAATGACCACCATTGACCCAAAAATACTCTATGCACAAGTCCCTGGCGGTATGTATTCAAATATGGTAAAACAACTTCAAGAACAAAAGATGTCCCATAAAATGAAGGAAGTACTCGAGGAAATTCCAAAGGTTCAGAGAGATCTTGGTTATCCACCACTCGTTACACCCACAAGTCAAATAGTTGGTGTCCAAGCCGTCTTGAACGTGATGACAGGTGAAAGATATTCGAAGGTGACCAAAGAAGTCAAGGAATACGTGAAAGGTTTCTACGGTCGACCCCCAGCACCAATCGATCCTGAATTGGTAAAAAAGATACTCGGCGATGAAAAACCAATCGATGTTCGACCTGGAGAAATCATTCCGCCAGAGGTGGAAAAGTCAAAAGAAGAACTCGGTTTGCTTGCGAAAAACGATGAAGATGTTTTGATATACATAATACTCGGTGAAGTGGGAAAAAAATACTTACAAAAACGCTATGTCGATCAATTGAAAATCGATTTTGATCTTCTCAAAGAATTCGAGGCGCCCGTTTATCCAGTATGA
- the folK gene encoding 2-amino-4-hydroxy-6-hydroxymethyldihydropteridine diphosphokinase: MIIGTGVDVVEIERINENISKKILGPRELKEFEQIKDKKTYLASRFAAKEAFSKALGTGIRNLSFKDIEIIHNSYGKPVLVFHRDFTFNFAHLSIAHDHLAFAQVILERRYGKVYIGIGSNIGNRLKNIQKACDLLKISGIDIVRKSSIYETKPYGVTDQPEFLNCVVEVNTHLTPHNLLKLLLQIEQTMGRVREKRWGPRIIDLDILLFGNIVYESDNLLVPHYDMTNRQFVILPLLEIDAQDHPIEVDLRRFLKEGEGCKLITSNW; encoded by the coding sequence ATGATCATCGGTACGGGTGTAGATGTTGTAGAGATCGAAAGAATAAACGAAAATATCAGTAAAAAGATCCTGGGACCAAGGGAACTGAAGGAATTCGAGCAAATCAAAGACAAAAAAACATACCTTGCCAGTCGTTTTGCGGCAAAAGAAGCATTTTCAAAAGCCCTTGGTACTGGGATTAGAAATCTTTCTTTCAAAGACATAGAAATTATTCACAACAGCTATGGAAAGCCCGTGTTGGTTTTTCACAGAGATTTTACCTTCAACTTTGCCCATTTGAGCATTGCACACGATCATTTAGCTTTCGCACAAGTTATCCTCGAGAGACGTTATGGAAAGGTTTATATAGGCATTGGCTCCAATATTGGCAACAGATTGAAAAACATTCAAAAGGCTTGTGATTTACTAAAGATCTCTGGCATCGATATTGTTAGAAAATCATCAATTTATGAAACTAAACCATACGGTGTGACAGATCAACCAGAATTTCTCAACTGTGTTGTTGAAGTGAATACACATCTAACACCTCACAATTTGCTCAAATTACTTTTGCAAATAGAACAAACTATGGGTAGAGTCAGGGAAAAAAGATGGGGACCAAGAATAATAGATTTGGATATACTCTTGTTTGGCAATATCGTATATGAATCTGACAATCTATTAGTACCACATTACGATATGACCAACAGGCAGTTTGTCATACTCCCACTTTTAGAAATAGATGCCCAAGATCATCCAATCGAGGTCGATCTGAGAAGATTTTTGAAAGAAGGTGAAGGGTGCAAATTGATTACGAGCAATTGGTAA
- a CDS encoding Glu/Leu/Phe/Val family dehydrogenase, with protein MAKSLYQQALEVFGHAADIMKLDPNIRKFLERPQRTLIVEFPVVMDDGRVEMFTGYRCQHNTARGPAKGGIRYHPDVTLDEVQTLAFWMTWKCSLLNLPYGGGKGGVKVDPAKLSKHELERLSRRFFYEIANFIGEKKDIPAPDVNTNAQVMAWYVDTYTMHSGYPALGVVTGKPVEIGGSVGRNEATGRGVAVTAAEACKVLGKDISKATVAVQGFGNVGSFSAKVLHDDFKAKIVAVSDVSAAYYDPNGLDINDLIAYRDSHNGFIDGYPKGKKIKHEELLELDVDILVPAALENAITEKNADKVKAKLIVEGANGPVTPEADRILLSKGVTIIPDILANAGGVTVSYFEWVQDLQSFFWDLDDIRSKLTKMMKAAFAEVAKTKEKYNVDFRTAAYIVAIDRVAQAVKLRGIYP; from the coding sequence ATGGCTAAATCATTATATCAACAGGCGCTTGAGGTTTTTGGACATGCTGCAGATATCATGAAACTCGATCCAAACATTAGAAAGTTCCTCGAAAGACCCCAGCGCACTTTGATTGTTGAATTTCCAGTTGTGATGGATGATGGTAGAGTGGAAATGTTCACAGGGTATCGCTGCCAGCACAACACAGCCAGAGGTCCAGCAAAGGGTGGTATAAGATATCATCCCGATGTTACACTCGATGAGGTACAAACGTTGGCGTTCTGGATGACATGGAAATGTTCACTCTTGAATCTCCCATACGGTGGAGGAAAAGGTGGAGTAAAGGTAGATCCAGCTAAACTTTCAAAGCATGAATTAGAAAGGCTCTCAAGGAGATTTTTCTATGAAATAGCCAATTTCATAGGCGAGAAAAAAGATATTCCAGCCCCAGATGTGAACACAAATGCCCAGGTTATGGCGTGGTATGTTGACACTTACACAATGCATTCAGGTTATCCTGCATTAGGTGTTGTAACTGGAAAACCTGTGGAAATAGGAGGATCGGTCGGAAGAAATGAAGCCACAGGGCGTGGTGTGGCTGTAACAGCTGCAGAGGCGTGCAAGGTTTTGGGAAAGGATATTTCTAAAGCAACTGTGGCAGTACAAGGTTTTGGAAATGTTGGTTCTTTCTCTGCAAAGGTTTTGCACGATGATTTCAAAGCAAAGATAGTTGCTGTAAGTGATGTATCTGCAGCTTATTATGATCCCAATGGTTTGGATATCAACGATTTGATTGCTTACAGAGACAGTCACAATGGGTTCATCGATGGGTATCCAAAAGGAAAGAAGATAAAACATGAAGAACTTCTCGAACTTGATGTGGATATATTGGTCCCTGCTGCATTGGAAAACGCCATCACGGAAAAGAATGCTGACAAAGTCAAGGCAAAACTCATCGTTGAAGGGGCAAATGGACCAGTAACACCCGAAGCAGATAGGATACTCTTATCAAAAGGCGTTACTATCATTCCAGATATTCTCGCCAATGCAGGCGGAGTGACCGTTTCTTATTTTGAATGGGTCCAAGATTTGCAATCATTCTTCTGGGATCTTGATGATATAAGATCAAAGCTCACAAAAATGATGAAGGCTGCGTTTGCTGAAGTGGCAAAAACAAAGGAAAAATACAATGTAGATTTCAGGACCGCGGCTTATATAGTCGCAATCGATAGAGTAGCTCAAGCAGTAAAACTAAGAGGTATTTATCCATGA